A single window of Deltaproteobacteria bacterium DNA harbors:
- a CDS encoding NDP-sugar synthase: MKAMILAAGLGTRLRPLTLKRPKPLMPVGNRPMIDRVIQYLRRYGVHELIVNTHHHKEQLAAHLDSGRPFGLKIQVKAETRILGTGGGIKNTEGFWDHAPFIVMNSDVLTDIDLVRAFRFHQEKGNLATLILHDCQPFNQVRINHDLDILDIAAAPGPDRLAFTGIHIMEPGLLSHIPATGFSSIIDCYLRLIRKGYPIRAHVSKGHYWRDVGTIRSYLLANQEALHGNRRLSGSGSRIHPSAVVTDWAVMGHGTILEAAAEIGRSVLWEGVTVQKGVRVMDSVVMSSRTVTENLIGGVL, translated from the coding sequence ATGAAGGCAATGATCCTCGCGGCCGGCCTCGGGACGAGGCTGAGACCCCTGACCCTGAAAAGGCCGAAGCCCCTCATGCCGGTGGGCAACCGGCCGATGATCGACCGGGTCATCCAATACCTCAGGCGATACGGTGTTCACGAACTCATCGTGAACACCCATCATCACAAAGAGCAGCTGGCGGCCCATCTGGACAGCGGGCGGCCTTTCGGGCTCAAGATCCAGGTCAAGGCGGAAACACGCATCCTGGGAACGGGCGGGGGCATCAAAAACACCGAGGGATTCTGGGATCATGCGCCCTTTATCGTCATGAACAGCGACGTTCTGACCGATATCGACCTGGTCCGGGCATTCCGATTCCATCAGGAGAAAGGCAACCTGGCCACCCTCATCCTTCATGACTGCCAACCTTTCAACCAGGTGCGCATAAACCATGATCTTGACATTCTGGATATCGCTGCGGCCCCCGGCCCCGACAGACTGGCCTTTACAGGGATTCATATCATGGAACCGGGCCTTCTCTCCCATATCCCGGCGACCGGGTTCTCCAGCATCATCGATTGTTACCTGAGGCTGATCAGGAAGGGATATCCGATCCGGGCCCATGTCTCAAAGGGGCATTACTGGCGGGATGTGGGGACCATCCGCAGTTATCTCCTCGCCAACCAGGAGGCGTTGCACGGCAATCGCCGGCTGTCCGGATCGGGTTCCCGGATCCATCCCTCTGCCGTGGTTACGGACTGGGCGGTCATGGGCCATGGAACCATACTCGAAGCGGCGGCGGAAATAGGCCGGTCTGTTCTCTGGGAAGGGGTAACCGTCCAAAAGGGCGTCCGGGTGATGGACAGCGTGGTGATGTCATCCCGGACAGTGACGGAAAACCTCATCGGGGGCGTCCTGTGA